One genomic window of Calidithermus timidus DSM 17022 includes the following:
- the dnaA gene encoding chromosomal replication initiator protein DnaA has translation MTQHTIWQNVLDYIRQSITDVEYNTWFVKIRPLGVYNGVLELGVPTSFAGEWIKKHYTETIQEALLQLGAQTPRFELKVTPGNPVQEDIFSAAPEPGKTPDPRSRLNSKYTFENFVVGPNNSMAHAAAVAVAESPGRAYNPLFIYGGVGLGKTHLMHAVGHSVASRFPQLKIEYISTETFTNELIEAIQKDRMTEFRDRYRSVDLLLVDDIQFIAGKERTQEEFFHTFNALYEAGKQIILSSDRPPKDILTLAARLRSRFEWGLITDIQSPELETRVAILRMNAEYRGIRIPDEVLEYIAKVVTSNIRELEGSLMRVVAYASLNGVEISKQVAARALSDVFMAKAEYAPEEILRAVAEFYGLRTDELKGAGRRKEVVLPRQVAMYLIRELTHSSLPEIGQFFDGRDHTTVLYAIQKVQEALDNDTNLQQNLRAIRERLG, from the coding sequence TTGACCCAGCACACCATCTGGCAAAACGTTCTGGACTACATTCGCCAGAGCATCACCGATGTCGAGTACAACACCTGGTTCGTGAAGATCCGCCCCCTCGGTGTGTACAACGGGGTGCTCGAGCTCGGCGTCCCCACGTCCTTTGCCGGAGAGTGGATCAAGAAGCATTATACGGAAACGATCCAAGAAGCTCTGCTGCAGCTGGGGGCCCAGACCCCCCGCTTCGAACTCAAGGTCACCCCGGGCAACCCCGTCCAGGAGGATATCTTCTCCGCGGCGCCCGAGCCCGGCAAGACCCCCGACCCGCGCTCGAGGCTCAACTCCAAGTACACCTTCGAAAACTTCGTCGTCGGCCCCAACAACTCCATGGCCCACGCGGCGGCGGTGGCCGTGGCGGAGTCGCCGGGCAGGGCTTATAACCCGCTGTTCATCTACGGGGGGGTGGGCCTGGGCAAGACCCACCTCATGCACGCCGTGGGGCACTCCGTGGCCTCGCGCTTTCCCCAGCTCAAGATCGAGTACATCTCCACCGAGACCTTCACCAACGAGCTGATCGAGGCCATCCAGAAAGACCGCATGACCGAGTTCCGCGACCGCTACCGCTCGGTCGACCTCCTGCTCGTCGACGACATCCAGTTCATCGCCGGCAAGGAGCGCACCCAGGAGGAGTTCTTCCACACCTTCAACGCCCTCTACGAGGCCGGCAAGCAGATCATCCTCTCCTCCGACCGCCCCCCCAAGGACATCCTCACCCTCGCCGCCCGCCTGCGCAGCCGCTTCGAGTGGGGTCTCATCACCGACATCCAGTCGCCCGAGCTCGAGACGCGGGTGGCCATCCTGAGGATGAACGCCGAGTACCGGGGCATCCGCATCCCCGACGAGGTGCTCGAGTACATCGCCAAGGTGGTCACCTCTAACATCCGCGAGCTCGAGGGCTCGCTCATGCGGGTGGTGGCTTACGCCTCGCTCAACGGCGTGGAGATCAGCAAGCAGGTGGCGGCCAGGGCGCTCTCCGATGTGTTCATGGCCAAAGCCGAGTACGCCCCCGAGGAGATCCTCAGGGCGGTGGCCGAGTTCTACGGTTTGCGGACAGACGAACTCAAAGGGGCGGGGCGCCGCAAGGAGGTGGTGCTGCCACGCCAGGTGGCGATGTACCTGATCCGGGAGCTGACCCACTCCTCGCTGCCGGAGATCGGGCAGTTCTTCGACGGGCGCGACCACACCACCGTGCTCTACGCCATTCAAAAGGTGCAGGAGGCGCTGGACAACGATACCAACCTGCAGCAGAACCTGCGGGCTATCCGGGAGCGGCTCGGGTAG